One part of the [Pantoea] beijingensis genome encodes these proteins:
- the mraZ gene encoding division/cell wall cluster transcriptional repressor MraZ has protein sequence MFRGATLVNLDSKGRLAVPTRYREMLIGESQGQMVCTIDLHQPCLLLYTLPEWEIIEQKLSRLSSMNPAERRVQRLLLGHASECQMDNAGRLLLANTLRQHASLTKEVMLVGQFNKFELWDEQTWYQQVKEDIDAEQSTQEPLSERLQDLSL, from the coding sequence ATGTTCCGTGGAGCAACGTTAGTCAATCTCGACAGCAAAGGGCGGCTTGCCGTTCCGACTCGCTACCGCGAAATGCTGATCGGGGAATCACAGGGGCAAATGGTCTGTACCATTGACCTCCACCAGCCGTGCCTGCTGCTTTATACCTTGCCCGAATGGGAAATCATTGAACAAAAACTGTCTCGTTTGTCCAGCATGAACCCGGCTGAGCGACGCGTACAGCGTCTGTTGCTGGGACATGCCAGTGAGTGCCAGATGGATAACGCAGGCCGTTTACTGTTAGCGAATACGCTTCGTCAACATGCGAGCCTGACAAAAGAAGTGATGCTGGTTGGGCAGTTCAATAAGTTTGAATTGTGGGATGAACAGACCTGGTATCAACAAGTCAAGGAAGATATTGACGCTGAGCAGTCGACTCAAGAGCCATTGTCTGAGCGGTTGCAGGATTTGTCGTTATAG
- the cra gene encoding catabolite repressor/activator translates to MKLDEIARLAGVSRTTASYVINGKAKQYRVSDKTVEKVMSVVREHNYHPNAVAAGLRAGRTRSIGLVIPDLENTSYTRIANYLERQARQRGYQLLIACSEDLPENEMRCIEHLLQRQVDAIIVSTALPPEHPFYQRWIKDPLPIIALDRALDREHFTSVVGADQEDSQMLAEELRKLPINNVLYLGALPELSVSFLRETGFRDAWKGDERPIDFIYANSYERSAAAVLFEKYLETHPMPDALFTTSFGLLQGVMDVTLKREGRLPTDLAIATFGDHELLDFLECPVLAVAQRHRDVAERVLELVLASLDEPRKPKPGLTRIRRNLFRRGKLSRKES, encoded by the coding sequence GTGAAACTGGATGAAATTGCGCGCCTTGCCGGCGTATCGCGCACGACAGCAAGCTATGTCATCAATGGCAAAGCGAAGCAGTATCGTGTCAGCGATAAAACCGTCGAGAAAGTGATGTCCGTGGTGCGTGAGCATAATTACCATCCCAACGCGGTCGCTGCGGGTTTACGAGCAGGACGAACCCGTTCGATTGGTCTGGTGATACCCGATCTGGAGAATACCAGTTATACGCGCATTGCAAATTATCTTGAGCGGCAGGCCCGACAGCGCGGCTACCAGCTGCTAATCGCCTGCTCTGAAGATCTACCGGAAAATGAGATGCGTTGCATTGAGCATCTACTCCAGCGGCAAGTAGATGCGATTATTGTTTCAACGGCACTCCCCCCGGAGCACCCTTTCTATCAACGCTGGATTAAAGATCCGCTCCCGATCATTGCGCTTGACCGCGCGTTGGATCGGGAACACTTCACCAGCGTGGTGGGCGCCGATCAGGAAGACTCACAGATGCTGGCAGAAGAGCTGCGCAAGCTCCCGATCAATAATGTGCTTTATCTTGGCGCATTACCTGAGCTTTCAGTCAGCTTCCTGCGTGAGACGGGGTTCCGCGATGCATGGAAAGGCGATGAGCGGCCGATTGATTTTATCTATGCCAACAGTTATGAGCGTTCGGCGGCTGCGGTGCTCTTCGAGAAATATCTCGAAACTCATCCGATGCCAGATGCGCTATTTACGACCTCCTTTGGTTTGTTGCAGGGGGTAATGGATGTCACGCTGAAGCGAGAAGGACGGCTACCAACCGATTTAGCGATTGCAACGTTTGGCGATCACGAGTTGCTCGATTTCCTTGAGTGTCCGGTTCTGGCTGTCGCCCAGCGTCATCGTGACGTGGCCGAGCGCGTACTGGAACTGGTGCTCGCGAGTCTTGATGAGCCACGCAAACCGAAGCCAGGGTTAACCCGTATTCGTCGCAATTTGTTCCGGCGGGGAAAATTAAGCCGTAAAGAGAGCTAA
- the ilvN gene encoding acetolactate synthase small subunit: protein MRRILSVLLENESGALSRVVGLFSQRGYNIESLTVAPTDDPTLSRMTIQTVGDQKVLEQIEKQLHKLVDVLRVSELCQGSHVEREIMLVKIQASGYGREEVKRSAEIFRGQIVDVTPSLYTVQLAGTSDKLDAFLNTVREVAEIVEVARSGIVGVSRGDRIMR from the coding sequence ATGCGGCGTATTTTATCAGTATTGCTGGAAAATGAATCCGGCGCGTTATCCCGTGTGGTCGGACTGTTTTCACAACGTGGCTATAACATCGAAAGCCTGACGGTAGCCCCGACTGACGATCCCACGCTTTCTCGCATGACAATTCAAACCGTTGGCGATCAGAAAGTATTGGAGCAAATCGAAAAGCAACTGCACAAGCTGGTGGATGTATTGCGCGTGAGCGAGCTGTGTCAAGGATCGCATGTTGAGCGTGAAATTATGTTGGTGAAAATTCAGGCCAGCGGTTATGGACGCGAGGAAGTGAAGCGCAGCGCCGAAATTTTCCGTGGTCAAATCGTCGACGTTACGCCTTCGCTCTATACCGTTCAACTGGCGGGCACCAGCGATAAGCTGGATGCGTTCCTCAATACAGTGCGTGAAGTCGCTGAAATTGTTGAAGTGGCGCGTTCTGGTATCGTTGGTGTTTCTCGTGGCGATCGTATTATGCGGTAA
- the ilvI gene encoding acetolactate synthase 3 large subunit produces MEMLSGAEMVVRSLIDQGVKHVFGYPGGAVLDIYDALQTVGGIDHVLVRHEQGAVHMADGYARATGDVGVVLVTSGPGATNAITGIATAYMDSIPLVVLSGQVASSLIGYDAFQECDMVGISRPVVKHSFLVKQTEDIPTVLKKAFWLAASGRPGPVVVDLPKDILNPANKLPYAWPDTVSMRSYNPTTQGHKGQIKRALQTLLTAQKPVIYAGGGVVNAECHGELRQLAERLNVPVTTSLMGLGAFPGTHRQCLGMLGMHGTYEANMTMHHSDVIFAVGVRFDDRTTNNLAKYCPNATVLHIDIDPTSISKTVAADVPIVGDAKQVLEQMLELLDQSEPAQNFDSLRDWWQSIEQWRGRKCLEFDRTSDKIKPQAAIETLCRLTHGDAYVASDVGQHQMFAALYYQFDKPRRWINSGGLGTMGFGLPAALGVKLALPKETVVCVTGDGSIQMNIQELSTALQYGIPVLVLNLNNRYLGMVKQWQDMIYSGRHSQSYMESLPDFVRLAEAYGHVGIAINHPDELEEKLKLALDTVAQDRLVFVDVNVDGTEHVYPMHIRGGGMDEMWLSKTERT; encoded by the coding sequence ATGGAGATGTTGTCAGGAGCCGAGATGGTCGTTCGATCGTTGATCGATCAGGGCGTTAAACATGTGTTCGGTTATCCGGGCGGAGCAGTTCTTGATATTTATGATGCGTTGCAGACGGTTGGTGGTATCGATCACGTACTGGTGCGTCATGAGCAGGGGGCTGTTCATATGGCCGATGGTTATGCACGCGCAACCGGTGATGTTGGTGTCGTGCTGGTGACCTCAGGACCTGGCGCTACCAATGCGATTACCGGTATTGCGACCGCTTACATGGATTCAATTCCGTTGGTGGTTCTTTCAGGTCAGGTTGCTTCTTCGCTGATCGGCTATGATGCCTTTCAGGAGTGTGACATGGTGGGAATCTCCCGCCCGGTCGTAAAACATAGCTTTCTGGTGAAACAGACCGAAGACATCCCAACGGTATTAAAGAAAGCTTTCTGGCTGGCGGCCAGCGGTCGTCCAGGTCCCGTGGTAGTCGATCTGCCAAAAGATATCCTGAACCCGGCGAATAAACTGCCTTACGCATGGCCGGATACTGTCAGTATGCGTTCCTATAATCCGACAACGCAAGGCCATAAAGGGCAGATTAAACGTGCTCTCCAGACGTTGCTGACGGCTCAGAAACCCGTTATCTATGCGGGTGGTGGTGTCGTCAATGCGGAATGTCACGGTGAATTGCGTCAGTTGGCCGAGCGGCTGAATGTGCCGGTGACTACGTCGTTAATGGGATTAGGGGCGTTTCCAGGGACGCATCGTCAATGCCTGGGCATGCTGGGCATGCATGGCACTTATGAAGCCAATATGACGATGCATCATTCTGATGTCATTTTCGCCGTAGGCGTACGTTTTGACGACCGCACGACGAATAACCTGGCGAAATACTGTCCGAATGCCACGGTGTTGCATATTGATATCGATCCTACGTCGATCTCCAAGACCGTTGCGGCTGATGTACCAATCGTCGGCGATGCGAAGCAGGTGCTGGAACAGATGCTTGAACTGCTGGATCAAAGTGAACCAGCACAGAACTTCGATAGCCTGCGTGACTGGTGGCAAAGCATCGAACAATGGCGTGGACGTAAATGCCTTGAGTTTGATCGTACCAGCGACAAGATTAAACCCCAGGCGGCTATTGAAACACTTTGCCGCTTAACGCACGGCGATGCTTATGTCGCATCGGATGTGGGCCAGCACCAGATGTTCGCAGCGCTGTACTACCAGTTTGATAAACCCCGTCGCTGGATCAACTCCGGTGGGCTTGGCACCATGGGATTCGGTTTGCCCGCGGCGCTGGGTGTTAAGCTGGCTCTGCCGAAAGAAACCGTGGTGTGCGTCACTGGTGATGGCAGCATCCAGATGAATATTCAGGAACTTTCTACCGCGCTGCAGTACGGCATTCCGGTGCTGGTTCTGAATTTGAACAACCGTTATCTGGGTATGGTTAAGCAATGGCAGGATATGATCTATTCTGGCCGTCATTCGCAATCTTATATGGAGTCCCTGCCTGATTTTGTCCGCCTGGCGGAGGCGTATGGGCATGTGGGTATTGCTATCAATCATCCTGACGAGCTGGAAGAAAAGCTCAAGCTGGCGCTGGATACCGTTGCTCAGGATCGGCTGGTATTTGTTGATGTCAACGTTGACGGTACCGAGCACGTTTATCCTATGCATATCCGTGGCGGTGGTATGGATGAGATGTGGCTTAGCAAAACGGAGAGGACATAA
- the leuL gene encoding leu operon leader peptide: MIRSTRLLSLLLNASHLRGRLVGGINH; the protein is encoded by the coding sequence ATGATTCGATCCACTCGCCTACTAAGCCTACTACTAAACGCATCTCATTTGCGCGGTAGGCTTGTGGGCGGAATCAATCACTGA
- the leuA gene encoding 2-isopropylmalate synthase yields MSQQVIIFDTTLRDGEQALQASLSVKEKLQIALALERMGVDVMEVGFPVSSPGDFESVQTIARTIKNSRVCGLARCVEKDIDAAYEALRVAEAYRIHTFLATSPMHIATKLRSTLPEVIERAVAMVKRARNYTDDVEFSCEDGGRTPIDDLCRVVEAAINAGATTINIPDTVGYTLPHEYSNIISSLINRVPNIDKAILSVHTHDDLGMAVGNAVAAVHAGARQVEGTLNGLGERAGNCALEEVIMTIKTRSQLMNVHTNINHHEIYRTSQIVSQICNMPIPANKAVVGSNAFAHSSGIHQDGVLKNRENYEIMTPESIGLNQIQLNLTSRSGRAAVKHRMEEMGYKESDYSMDALYDAFLKLADKKGQVFDYDLEALAFINKQNEEPEHFQLQDFNVQSGSNITATASVKLNCGEVEHEEAATGNGPVDAVYQAINRITDFNTELVKYQLSAKGHGKDALGQVDIVVNYNGRKFHGVGLATDIVESSAKAMINALNNIWRARQVEHELQRKFKNKDQKEAV; encoded by the coding sequence ATGAGCCAACAAGTTATTATTTTCGATACCACGCTGCGTGACGGTGAACAGGCGTTACAAGCCAGCCTGAGCGTGAAGGAGAAATTACAAATCGCGCTGGCGCTGGAACGTATGGGCGTGGACGTGATGGAAGTCGGTTTTCCGGTCTCTTCACCCGGTGATTTTGAATCGGTGCAAACGATCGCCCGCACCATCAAAAACAGCCGAGTCTGTGGTTTGGCCCGTTGTGTGGAAAAAGATATTGATGCCGCTTATGAGGCGCTGCGTGTTGCCGAGGCGTACCGTATCCATACCTTCCTGGCCACGTCCCCTATGCATATCGCCACTAAACTGCGTAGCACGCTGCCGGAAGTGATCGAGCGCGCGGTCGCGATGGTGAAACGTGCCCGTAACTATACTGATGACGTAGAGTTCTCCTGCGAGGATGGTGGTCGTACGCCTATCGACGATCTGTGCCGCGTGGTAGAAGCAGCCATTAACGCCGGTGCCACGACTATCAACATCCCGGATACCGTCGGTTACACCCTGCCCCACGAATACAGCAACATCATCTCTTCACTCATTAATCGTGTACCCAACATCGATAAAGCCATTCTGTCTGTTCATACCCACGACGATTTAGGTATGGCGGTAGGTAATGCCGTTGCTGCTGTACACGCCGGCGCACGTCAGGTAGAAGGCACGTTGAATGGCCTGGGCGAGCGCGCCGGGAACTGCGCGCTGGAAGAAGTGATCATGACGATCAAAACCCGCAGCCAACTGATGAATGTCCATACCAACATCAATCACCATGAAATTTATCGCACCAGCCAGATTGTCAGCCAAATCTGCAACATGCCGATTCCGGCCAACAAAGCTGTTGTAGGCTCAAATGCATTCGCACACTCATCGGGCATCCATCAGGACGGCGTGCTGAAAAACCGTGAAAACTACGAAATCATGACGCCGGAATCCATCGGCCTGAACCAAATTCAGCTGAATCTGACCTCTCGCTCCGGCCGCGCAGCCGTGAAGCACCGTATGGAAGAGATGGGCTATAAAGAGAGTGATTACAGCATGGATGCGCTGTACGACGCTTTCCTGAAACTGGCGGATAAAAAGGGCCAGGTATTTGACTATGACCTGGAAGCGTTGGCATTCATCAACAAACAGAATGAAGAACCTGAGCACTTCCAGTTGCAAGATTTCAACGTACAGTCAGGTTCCAATATTACCGCAACGGCTTCTGTTAAGTTGAACTGCGGTGAAGTTGAGCATGAAGAGGCAGCAACCGGCAACGGGCCGGTTGATGCGGTATATCAGGCGATTAATCGCATTACCGACTTTAATACCGAGTTAGTGAAATACCAGTTGAGCGCCAAAGGCCACGGCAAAGACGCTCTGGGCCAGGTAGACATTGTGGTGAACTATAACGGTCGTAAATTCCACGGCGTTGGCCTGGCGACAGATATTGTCGAATCCTCGGCGAAAGCGATGATTAATGCCCTGAATAATATCTGGCGTGCCCGCCAGGTCGAACACGAATTACAGCGTAAATTTAAAAATAAAGATCAAAAGGAAGCGGTATAA
- the leuB gene encoding 3-isopropylmalate dehydrogenase translates to MSKTYHIAVLPGDGIGPEVMAQAAKVLDAIRTRFGMRITTSEYDVGGIAIDHHGTPLPAATIAGCEQADAILFGSVGGPKWEHLPPAEQPERGALLPLRKHFKLFSNLRPASLYKGLEAFCPLRRDIADKGFDILCVRELTGGIYFGQPKGREGSGMHERAFDTEVYHRFEIERIARIAFESARKRRNKVTSIDKANVLQTSVMWREIVSEVAKEYPDVQLSHMYIDNATMQLIKDPSQFDVLLCSNLFGDILSDECAMITGSMGMLPSASLNEQGFGLYEPAGGSAPDIAGKNIANPVAQILSLSLLLRYSLNADAAADAIERAINRALAEGFRTSDLAGDGQAISTDEMGSVIARFIAEEK, encoded by the coding sequence ATGTCGAAAACTTATCATATTGCGGTATTACCTGGTGACGGTATCGGTCCGGAAGTGATGGCGCAGGCCGCTAAAGTTCTGGATGCGATCCGTACCCGTTTCGGTATGCGCATTACCACCAGTGAATATGACGTTGGCGGCATCGCTATCGATCACCACGGCACACCGTTACCCGCCGCTACGATTGCCGGCTGTGAACAGGCTGACGCTATTCTGTTCGGTTCAGTCGGCGGCCCTAAGTGGGAGCATCTGCCACCCGCGGAGCAGCCTGAACGTGGCGCATTGCTGCCACTGCGCAAACATTTTAAGTTGTTCAGCAACCTGCGCCCGGCCAGCCTGTACAAAGGCCTGGAAGCTTTTTGCCCACTGCGTCGCGATATTGCCGATAAAGGTTTTGATATCCTGTGCGTACGCGAACTGACCGGCGGCATCTACTTTGGCCAGCCGAAGGGGCGTGAAGGCAGTGGCATGCATGAACGCGCGTTTGATACCGAGGTTTATCACCGCTTCGAGATCGAACGCATTGCCCGCATTGCCTTTGAATCTGCACGTAAACGCCGTAACAAAGTTACCTCGATTGATAAGGCAAACGTGCTGCAAACATCAGTAATGTGGCGTGAAATCGTGAGCGAAGTGGCAAAAGAATATCCCGATGTTCAACTCAGCCATATGTACATCGATAACGCGACCATGCAGCTGATCAAAGATCCCTCACAGTTTGACGTCCTGCTCTGTTCTAACTTATTCGGTGATATTCTTTCCGATGAATGCGCCATGATTACCGGCTCAATGGGCATGCTGCCTTCTGCCAGCCTGAACGAGCAAGGATTTGGCCTGTACGAACCCGCGGGCGGTTCAGCGCCGGATATCGCCGGTAAAAATATTGCAAACCCGGTGGCGCAGATCCTGTCGCTGTCGCTGCTGCTGCGCTACAGCCTCAACGCTGACGCTGCGGCGGACGCAATTGAGCGCGCCATTAACCGGGCTTTAGCAGAAGGTTTCCGCACCAGCGATTTAGCCGGTGACGGTCAGGCAATCAGTACGGATGAAATGGGTTCAGTTATTGCCCGCTTTATCGCCGAGGAAAAATAA
- the leuC gene encoding 3-isopropylmalate dehydratase large subunit encodes MSKTLYQKLFDAHVVHEAPNETPLLYIDRHLVHEVTSPQAFDGLRTHGRKVRQPSKTFATMDHNVSTQTKDINASGEMARIQMQELIKNCAEFGVQLYDLNHPFQGIVHVIGPEQGMTLPGMTIVCGDSHTATHGAFGSLAFGIGTSEVEHVLATQTLKQGRAKTMKIEVTGKAAPGITAKDIVLAIIGKTGSAGGTGHVVEFCGPAIEALSMEGRMTLCNMAIELGAKAGLVAPDDTTFAYLKDRQFAPKGSDWEEAVTYWRTLKSDSDAAFDTVVTLDAASISPQITWGTNPGQVIAVNQIIPNPASFSDPVERASAEKALAYMDLQPGIKLSDVRIDKVFIGSCTNSRIEDLRAAAEIAKGRKVANGVQAIVVPGSGPVKAQAEAEGLDKIFIEAGFEWRLPGCSMCLAMNNDRLNPGERCASTSNRNFEGRQGRGGRTHLLSPAMAAAAAVSGHFADIRELNEGH; translated from the coding sequence ATGAGCAAAACTTTATACCAGAAGTTATTTGATGCACATGTCGTCCATGAAGCGCCAAACGAAACCCCGCTGTTATACATTGACAGACATCTGGTGCATGAAGTCACCTCGCCGCAGGCGTTTGACGGACTGCGCACGCACGGTCGTAAAGTGCGCCAGCCGTCAAAAACCTTCGCCACCATGGATCACAACGTCTCAACCCAGACGAAAGATATCAATGCCTCTGGCGAGATGGCTCGTATTCAGATGCAGGAGCTGATCAAAAACTGTGCCGAGTTTGGCGTGCAGTTATATGACTTGAACCACCCTTTCCAGGGGATTGTTCACGTTATTGGTCCCGAGCAAGGCATGACCCTGCCAGGCATGACTATCGTTTGTGGCGATTCGCATACTGCCACTCATGGTGCCTTTGGCTCACTGGCTTTCGGTATCGGCACCTCAGAAGTTGAGCATGTTCTGGCGACGCAAACCCTGAAACAGGGCCGTGCGAAGACCATGAAAATTGAAGTGACCGGTAAAGCGGCTCCGGGCATCACCGCGAAAGATATCGTGCTGGCGATTATTGGCAAAACCGGCAGTGCCGGCGGTACCGGCCACGTTGTCGAGTTCTGCGGTCCGGCTATCGAAGCCTTATCGATGGAAGGCCGAATGACATTGTGTAATATGGCGATTGAACTGGGCGCGAAAGCGGGCCTGGTCGCACCAGATGACACCACTTTCGCCTACCTGAAAGACCGTCAGTTTGCCCCGAAAGGCAGCGACTGGGAGGAAGCGGTCACCTACTGGCGTACGCTGAAATCCGACAGCGATGCTGCATTTGATACCGTCGTCACGCTGGATGCTGCCAGTATTTCCCCTCAGATAACCTGGGGCACTAATCCCGGCCAGGTCATTGCGGTTAATCAGATAATCCCTAACCCAGCCTCCTTCAGCGACCCGGTAGAGCGTGCTTCTGCCGAAAAAGCGCTGGCCTATATGGATCTGCAACCCGGCATCAAATTGAGTGATGTACGTATCGATAAAGTCTTTATTGGTTCCTGTACTAATTCCCGTATAGAAGATTTACGTGCGGCGGCAGAAATTGCCAAAGGCCGTAAAGTGGCGAATGGCGTGCAGGCTATCGTCGTGCCAGGTTCCGGCCCGGTGAAAGCGCAGGCGGAAGCAGAAGGTCTGGATAAGATCTTTATTGAGGCAGGCTTTGAGTGGCGCTTGCCCGGCTGCTCCATGTGTCTGGCCATGAACAATGACCGCCTGAATCCTGGCGAGCGTTGCGCGTCGACCAGTAATCGTAACTTTGAAGGCCGTCAGGGGCGCGGTGGACGCACACACCTGTTAAGCCCGGCAATGGCCGCAGCGGCAGCCGTAAGCGGCCATTTCGCCGATATTCGCGAACTGAATGAAGGACATTAA
- the leuD gene encoding 3-isopropylmalate dehydratase small subunit, which translates to MATKFTQHTGIVAPLDAANVDTDAIIPKQFLQKVTRTGFGQHLFNDWRFLDDAGQQPNPDFVLNKPEFKGASILLARENFGCGSSREHAPWALTDFGFHAVIAPSFADIFYGNSFNNQLLPVKLTEEQVDEMFALVKADPGVQFTVDLEKQIVTAGDKTYAFEIDSFRRHCMINGLDSIGLTLQHDAAIGEYEQKQPAFLH; encoded by the coding sequence ATGGCAACGAAATTTACTCAACATACCGGTATTGTGGCGCCACTGGACGCCGCTAATGTCGATACCGACGCCATTATCCCGAAACAGTTTCTGCAAAAAGTGACGCGCACCGGGTTTGGTCAGCATCTGTTTAATGACTGGCGCTTTCTGGATGATGCCGGTCAGCAGCCCAACCCAGATTTTGTACTCAACAAACCAGAATTTAAGGGTGCCAGCATCCTGCTGGCTCGTGAAAATTTTGGCTGTGGCTCATCACGTGAACACGCGCCCTGGGCACTGACCGATTTCGGATTCCATGCGGTGATTGCCCCAAGCTTTGCGGATATCTTTTACGGTAACTCATTCAATAACCAACTGTTGCCGGTGAAATTAACTGAAGAGCAGGTTGACGAGATGTTTGCACTGGTGAAGGCCGATCCTGGTGTGCAATTCACCGTGGACCTGGAAAAACAGATCGTGACCGCCGGGGACAAAACCTACGCGTTCGAGATCGACAGCTTCCGTCGCCACTGCATGATTAACGGGCTGGACAGTATCGGCCTCACGCTGCAGCACGATGCTGCCATTGGTGAGTACGAACAAAAACAACCCGCGTTTCTGCACTAA
- a CDS encoding MFS transporter produces the protein MKSLLTRRHLINPVYMAFMAVSFMVGVAGALQAPTLSLFLTREVEARPLWVGVFYTMNAVAGIVVSLLLARRSDNRGDRRMLILFCCLMALFNALLFAFNRHYLTLITLGVLFSALASVVMPQIFALAREYADSSAREVVMFSSIMRAQLSLAWVIGPPLAFTLALNYGFTTMFIVAAVLFVICLALVWFALPSVPRKTQSPDVLLTQISAWRDKDVRMLFIASMTMWTCNTMYIIDMPLYISSVLGLPDRLAGLLMGTAAGLEIPAMLLAGHYVKRVGKRKMMLFAIGAGVLFYLGLVLFHTRTMLMLIQIFNAIFIGIIAGIGMLYFQDLMPGRPGAATTLFTNSISTGVIMAGVLQGTLAETFGHHAVYWLALLLALVSLGLTLRVRDV, from the coding sequence ATGAAATCGCTTCTCACGCGTCGTCACCTGATTAATCCGGTCTATATGGCATTTATGGCCGTCTCTTTTATGGTCGGCGTGGCGGGTGCGCTTCAGGCGCCCACGCTGAGCCTGTTTTTGACTCGGGAGGTCGAGGCGCGTCCACTTTGGGTGGGGGTTTTCTACACAATGAATGCGGTGGCGGGGATTGTGGTAAGTCTGTTACTCGCCAGGCGTTCGGATAATCGTGGCGATCGCCGCATGCTCATCCTGTTTTGCTGCCTGATGGCGCTGTTTAACGCGTTACTTTTTGCGTTTAACCGTCATTATTTGACGCTTATTACGCTGGGGGTACTGTTTTCGGCGTTGGCCAGTGTGGTGATGCCACAGATTTTTGCACTGGCGCGTGAATACGCGGATAGCTCTGCACGTGAGGTGGTCATGTTTAGTTCAATCATGCGCGCGCAGCTCTCGCTGGCGTGGGTGATTGGGCCGCCGCTGGCGTTTACATTGGCGCTCAATTATGGCTTTACCACCATGTTTATCGTGGCGGCAGTGCTGTTTGTTATCTGTCTGGCGTTAGTTTGGTTTGCCTTACCCTCAGTACCAAGAAAAACGCAATCACCAGACGTATTGCTCACGCAAATCAGCGCCTGGAGGGACAAGGACGTCCGTATGCTATTTATCGCGTCAATGACGATGTGGACCTGCAATACCATGTACATCATTGATATGCCACTGTATATCAGCAGCGTGTTGGGTCTGCCGGATCGGCTGGCTGGGCTCTTGATGGGGACTGCCGCCGGGCTGGAAATTCCGGCAATGCTGCTGGCAGGGCACTACGTCAAACGCGTGGGTAAACGCAAAATGATGCTGTTTGCCATCGGGGCAGGCGTGCTCTTCTATCTCGGGCTAGTGCTGTTTCATACCCGTACCATGCTGATGCTGATACAAATTTTCAATGCAATCTTTATCGGGATCATTGCAGGTATTGGCATGCTTTACTTTCAGGATCTGATGCCCGGCAGGCCCGGTGCCGCAACCACCTTGTTTACGAACAGTATTTCAACCGGGGTGATCATGGCAGGTGTGCTGCAAGGCACGTTAGCCGAAACATTTGGTCATCACGCAGTGTACTGGCTGGCATTACTGTTGGCGTTGGTTTCATTGGGGTTAACGTTGCGCGTACGGGATGTCTGA